In the Drosophila gunungcola strain Sukarami unplaced genomic scaffold, Dgunungcola_SK_2 000001F, whole genome shotgun sequence genome, one interval contains:
- the LOC128261291 gene encoding ubiquinone biosynthesis O-methyltransferase, mitochondrial — MLRNSLFATGKLRQSLACVLLRSSTRSSSTATPLDAGTQKEVRHHENHASEWWNQNGTMGALHALNEIRVPFIRDGIVSRGTVKPGYVNTTKVLKGQNILEVGCGGGLLTEQLARLGAQVTGIDLGEKLIEAARDHLKCSSPELSSNVLYKMEPVDQHAKANCEVYDAVIVSEVLEHVDDKVSLLEASVRTLKPGGSIFITTLNKTIPSWFGGVILSEYVLNLVPKGTHHWDKMISPLDVQRILDTMNCQTVLVNGSTYDFWSNTWRWINNTQMCYALQAVKQPLRESN; from the exons ATGCTGCGAAACTCGCTATTTGCAACCgg AAAGCTGAGACAATCGCTGGCATGTGTTCTGCTGCGAAGTTCGACCAGAAGCAGCAGCACGGCGACTCCACTGGATGCCGGCACCCAGAAGGAAGTGAGGCACCATGAAAATCATGCCTCCGAGTGGTGGAATCAAAATGGAACCATGGGCGCTCTGCATGCCCTGAACGAGATTAG GGTTCCCTTCATTAGAGATGGCATCGTTTCGCGCGGCACAGTGAAGCCTGGTTACGTAAATACCACCAAAGTGCTCAAGGGGCAGAACATTCTGGAGGTCGGTTGTGGCGGGGGGCTGCTCACGGAGCAACTGGCACGTCTGGGCGCCCAGGTCACAGGCATAGATCTCGGCGAGAAGTTAATAGAGGCCGCTCGGGATCACCTTAAGTGCTCCAGTCCGGAGTTGTCCAGCAATGTGCTGTACAAAATGGAGCCAGTGGACCAGCATGCCAAGGCCAATTGTGAAGTTTACGATGCAGTGATAGTGTCCGAAGTGCTGGAGCATGTGGACGATAAAGTGAGTCTGCTGGAGGCCAGTGTGCGAACTCTGAAGCCAGGAGGATCCATTTTTATCACCACCCTGAACAAAACCATACCCAGCTGGTTCGGAGGCGTAATCCTGAGCGAGTACGTGCTAAATCTGGTGCCCAAGGGAACGCATCATTGGGACAAGATGATATCGCCACTGGATGTCCAGCGTATTTTGGATACAA TGAATTGCCAGACGGTGCTGGTGAATGGAAGCACCTACGACTTTTGGAGCAACACCTGGCGCTGGATCAACAACACCCAGATGTGCTATGCCCTGCAGGCGGTGAAACAACCACTGAGAGAATCCAATTGA
- the LOC128261292 gene encoding M-phase phosphoprotein 6, producing MPSKTKPRLSRGVLDMKFMQRTKVKVEKEADDEQSRALYSNEINQKMLNSSSNFLVESSYSICAGLVDGRLSFRGMNPELELLMEQELAEKQGRTKPEQPKEVSDQDMVKAYYANKAPTVSGSMGKKFSTKKDFKRKQNGDESGNKHPKKKQQFKKPRSDDD from the coding sequence ATGCCATCCAAAACAAAACCGCGATTGTCGCGTGGTGTCCTGGACATGAAGTTCATGCAGCGCACCAAGGTCAAAGTGGAAAAGGAGGCGGACGATGAGCAAAGTCGAGCACTGTACTCCAATGAGATCAACCAGAAGATGCTCAATTCCAGCTCGAACTTCTTGGTGGAATCTAGTTACTCTATATGCGCTGGCCTGGTCGACGGGCGCCTTAGTTTCCGGGGCATGAATCCGGAACTGGAGCTGCTTATGGAACAGGAGCTGGCGGAAAAGCAGGGCCGCACGAAGCCGGAGCAGCCCAAGGAAGTGTCCGACCAGGACATGGTCAAGGCCTACTACGCCAACAAGGCGCCCACGGTCAGCGGCAGCATGGGCAAAAAGTTCAGCACCAAGAAGGACTTCAAAAGGAAGCAGAATGGCGACGAGAGTGGGAATAAGCATCCCAAAAAGAAACAGCAATTCAAGAAACCACGCTCGGATGACGATTAG
- the LOC128261289 gene encoding exonuclease mut-7 homolog, which yields MARKSHMYNAVPAGLESDEEEMENLMANLKIKRLEDITTGAGLNGRNFDATLDADAEEFFKLFREKWNMYSKNKSPHLRQEFGKALMGHQDPLLLALKIFANCPDSSNIKPKSLSHFVLDTVCKLHEEFPHLGEGCDPNTSMIAFNFVKTSGLLALNKAVIYAYGLREVRDLLLPKLRELLDDGHYKEVTQWSISLKLTHEFDMLELAFPLIAIEKLPLAEEYLDHATQQRLPFVKFLDSLLHKEKPVIQLCEHLLGRYKNLKISHHVLSYRPIAKIVARLAKKYGFDDAVTPNYKFTKTCSYLHYLYREYEKARINLASFRELVSVHAYDYALRMDFVSYIASAGAHSEAIFWYKEFNLNPNDCPPEIKTQVSQNGAGKAAGRESDSQEAIGAASGCDMYLTMDLPDECLIIVDKAAQFDRMLIHLQQEHIIYLDSEWMQNVCGDSQLCVLQIATGHNVYLIDCLARESLRSEHWRLLGANIFNNVNILKVGFSMVSDLSVLQRSLPLQLRLQMPNHYLDLRNLWLELKKQRFGVELPYGNVNRTGDALTDLSLACLGKKLNKSNQCSNWANRPLRREQILYAAIDARCLLLIYNTLLARVSSIHVAIEKSIASNNFLRRGANIK from the exons ATGGCACGCAAGAGCCACATGTACAACGCAGTACCCGCCGGCCTGGAGTCGGACGAGGAAGAGATGGAGAACCTGATGGCCAACTTGAAGATCAAGCGCCTGGAGGACATTACAACAGGTGCTGGGCTCAACGGACGCAACTTTGATGCCACTTTGGACGCGGATGCGGAGGAGTTCTTCAAGTTGTTTCGCGAGAAGTGGAACATGTACAGCAAGAACAAGTCGCCGCATCTGCGTCAGGAATTCGGAAAGGCCCTAATGGGCCACCAGGACCCCCTGCTGCTGGCCCTCAAGATCTTCGCCAATTGCCcggacagcagcaacatcaaacCGAAGAGCTTGTCACACTTTGTGCTGGACACGGTGTGCAAGCTCCACGAGGAGTTCCCGCATCTCGGCGAGGGCTGTGACCCGAACACCAGCATGATAGCCTTCAACTTCGTCAAGACCTCCGGCTTGCTGGCCCTCAACAAAGCTGTGATCTATGCCTACGGTCTGCGCGAAGTCCGCGATCTTCTGTTGCCAAAGCTGCGCGAGCTCCTGGACGACGGCCACTACAAGGAGGTCACCCAGTGGTCCATCAGCCTGAAGCTGACGCACGAGTTCGACATGCTGGAGCTTGCCTTTCCGCTGATTGCCATCGAGAAACTTCCGCTGGCCGAGGAGTATCTGGACCATGCCACACAGCAGCGCCTGCCTTTCGTCAAGTTCTTGGACTCCCTTCTGCACAAGGAGAAGCCGGTCATACAACTCTGCGAGCATCTGCTGGG GCGCTACAAGAACTTGAAAATCTCCCACCACGTACTCAGTTATAGGCCCATTGCCAAGATCGTGGCGCGACTGGCCAAAAAGTACGGTTTCGATGATGCAGTCACGCCCAACTACAAGTTCACCAAGACGTGCAGCTACCTGCACTACCTGTACCGCGAGTACGAGAAGGCGCGCATCAACCTGGCAAGTTTCCGGGAGCTGGTGAGTGTCCATGCCTATGACTACGCCCTACGCATGGACTTTGTGAGCTACATTGCCTCGGCGGGGGCCCATTCGGAGGCCATCTTCTGGTACAAGGAGTTCAATCTCAACCCAAACGATTGTCCGCCGGAGATCAAGACGCAGGTCTCGCAAAACGGTGCTGGGAAAGCGGCAGGCCGGGAATCCGACAGCCAGGAAGCCATTGGCGCGGCGAGTGGCTGTGATATGTACCTGACCATGGACCTGCCCGACGAGTGCCTTATAATTGTGGACAAAGCGGCACAGTTCGATCGCATGCTGATCCATTTGCAGCAGGAGCACATCATCTACCTGGACTCGGAGTGGATGCAAAACGTGTGCGGAGATAGCCAGCTGTGCGTCCTGCAGATCGCCACCGGCCACAATGTCTATCTGATCGATTGTCTGGCGAGGGAGAGCCTGCGATCGGAGCACTGGCGGCTGCTGGGCGCGAACATCTTCAACAATGTGAACATCCTCAAGGTGGGCTTCTCCATGGTCAGCGATCTCAGCGTACTGCAGCGTtcgctgccgctgcagctGCGCCTGCAAATGCCTAACCACTATCTGGATCTGCGTAATCTCTGGCTCGAGCTGAAGAAACAGCGCTTCGGCGTTGAGCTTCCCTACGGCAATGTGAACCGGACCGGGGACGCCCTCACGGATCTCTCATTGGCGTGTCTCGGCAAGAAGCTGAACAAGTCGAACCAGTGCTCAAATTGGGCCAATCGACCGCTGCGCCGCGAGCAGATTCTCTATGCAG CCATCGATGCTCGCTGTCTGCTGTTAATTTACAATACGCTCCTGGCCCGTGTTTCCTCCATTCACGTGGCAATTGAAAAGAGCATTGCTAGCAATAACTTCCTCAGACGCGGCGCCAATATAAAGTGA
- the LOC128261290 gene encoding 5'-3' exonuclease PLD3, whose protein sequence is MTEYKKLENQETDVENGQANGQDNEEQQRPAANQQAAQMVTVSLFMLLFLGSSYFQPRPRLHNYSGGRGHGLLQRQDCDIQLVESIPIGLTYPDGSPKFLSTHEAWLQLLDSAKTKLDIASFYWTLRAEDTPGETDNSTQPGEEIFARLLANGNGGSRTPRLKIRIAQSEPSSVSPNLDTKMLASAGAAEVVTLSFPKYFGSGVLHTKLWVVDDQHFYLGSANMDWRALTQVKEMGVLVQNCRQLTQDVGKIFEEYWYLGNSKDSEVPNWNYNYETDFNWREPMQLKVNKNISMDGFLSSSPPPLAARGRTNDLDAILNTINSAITYVNIAVMDYYPLIIYDKNHQYWPFIDDALRRAAVERGVAVKLLISWWKHSNPSEDKYLRSLQDLASKEDNIDIQIRRFIVPADANQEKIPFGRVNHNKYMVTDRVAYIGTSNWSGDYFTNTAGIGLVLSETYETESTNTLRSDLRNVFERDWNSKYATPLK, encoded by the exons ATGACGGAATACAAAAAGCTCGAAAACCAGGAGACGGATGTGGAGAATGGACAGGCCAATGGCCAGGACAACGAGGAGCAACAACGGCCGGCTGCGAATCAGCAGGCGGCCCAAATGGTGACGGTGTCCTTGTTCATGCTCCTTTTCCTAGGTAGCTCATATTTTCAG CCTCGGCCCCGACTCCACAACTATAGTGGAGGCAGGGGTCATGGACTCTTGCAGAGGCAAGACTGCGACATCCAGCTGGTGGAGTCTATACCCATTGGCCTGACATATCCCGATGGCAGCCCGAAGTTCCTGAGCACCCACGAGGCCTGGCTGCAGTTGTTGGACAGCGCCAAAACCAAGCTGGACATAGCTTCCTTCTATTGGACACTCAGGGCCGAGGACACGCCCGGGGAAACGGATAACAGCACGCAGCCGGGGGAGGAGATCTTCGCCAGATTGCTGGCCAACGGGAACGGCGGCAGTCGGACACCTAGGCTCAAGATACGTATTGCCCAGAGCGAACCATCGAGTGTATCACCCAATTTGGACACAAAGATGTTGGCGAGTGCCGGAGCTGCAGAAGTAGTAACCTTATCGTTTCCCAAATACTTTGGCAGCGGAGTCCTCCACACCAAGTTGTGGGTTGTAGACGACCAGCACTTTTACCTGGGCAGCGCCAACATGGATTGGCGGGCACTCACTCAGGTCAAGGAGATGGGGGTGCTCGTCCAGAACTGTCGGCAACTTACACAAGACGTGGGAAAGATTTTTGAGGAGTATTGGTATCTGGGCAACAGCAAGGATTCCGAGGTTCCCAATTGGAACTACAACTACGAAACGGATTTCAATTGGCGTGAGCCTATGCAGCTCAAAGTGAATAAGAACATTAGCATGGATGGCTTTCTGTCCAGTTCACCGCCACCTCTTGCGGCCAGGGGACGAACCAACGACCTGGACGCCATCCTCAATACCATCAACTCGGCCATTACTTACGTGAACATTGCAGTTATGGATTATTATCCTTTGATTATTTACGACAAAAACCATCAGTACTGGCCGTTCATCGACGATGCACTGCGTCGGGCAGCTGTGGAGCGCGGCGTGGCGGTGAAGCTGCTCATTTCCTGGTGGAAGCACTCCAATCCCAGCGAGGACAAGTACCTCAGGTCGCTGCAGGATCTGGCCTCCAAAGAAGACAATATTGATATACAAATT CGTCGCTTCATTGTGCCCGCAGATGCGAACCAGGAGAAGATTCCCTTTGGCCGAGTGAATCACAACAAGTACATGGTCACCGATCGAGTGGCCTACATAGGCACCTCCAACTGGAGTGGCGACTACTTCACCAACACCGCCGGCATTGGCCTGGTGCTAAGCGAGACCTATGAGACAGAGTCCACAAACACCCTGAGGAGCGATCTGCGCAACGTCTTCGAGCGGGACTGGAATAGCAAATACGCCACTCCGCTGAAGTAA
- the LOC128262428 gene encoding transcription factor E2F2: protein MYKRKTASIVKRDSSSAAGTSSSKMMMMGNAGNVVEPDESPALSKAYEPVSVRMDTSPDPPTPIKSPTLLPLPGQQRSVGSLVLLTQKFVELMKANGGSIDLKAATKILDVQKRRIYDITNVLEGIGLIDKGRHCSLVRWRGGGFNNEKDQKDYDLARSRTNQLKMQEDDLDKQLEYAQRNLRYVMQDPSNRSYAYVTRDDLLDIFGDDSVFTIPNYDEEVDIKRNHYELNVSLDNGSTIDICLVTNQGKSTTNPHDADGFFDYRRLDTPSPSTSSHSSEDGNAPGGTGNVVTDEHGYSCNPEMKEEMKLLENELTAKIIFQNYLSGHSLRRFYPDDPNLENPPLVQLNPPQEDFNFALKSDEGICELFDVQCS from the exons ATGTACAAGCGAAAAACAGCGAGTATTGTTAAAAGAGACAGCAGCTCCGCAGCGGGCACCTCCTCCTcaaagatgatgatgatgggcaACGCTGGCAACGTGGTGGAACCGGATGAATCTCCGGCCCTGTCCAAGGCATACGAGCCCGTATCCGTCAGAATGGACACATCGCCGGATCCGCCCACACCGATCAAGTCCCCGACACTATTGCCACTGCCGGGACAACAGCGCTCCGTGGGCTCACTGGTCCTGCTCACCCAAAAGTTCGTGGAACTCATGAAGGCCAACGGCGGTTCCATCGATCTGAAAGCG GCCACCAAAATCTTGGACGTCCAGAAGCGCAGAATATACGATATCACCAATGTTCTGGAGGGCATTGGACTAATAGATAAGGGCAGGCACTGCTCCTTAGTGCGCTGGCG CGGAGGGGGTTTTAACAATGAAAAGGACCAGAAAGACTACGACTTAGCACGAAGCAGGACCAATCAGCTGAAAATGCAGGAGGACGACCTGGACAAGCAACTGGAGTACGCACAGCGCAATTTGCGCTACGTAATGCAGGATCCATCTAATCGGTCTTATGCCTATGTGACACGAGACGACTTGCTGGACATATTTGGAGATGATTCCGTATTCACCATACCAAACTATGACGAGGAAGTAGATATCAAACGTAATCAT tacGAACTCAACGTATCGCTGGATAATGGCAGCACGATCGACATTTGCCTGGTCACGAACCAGGGCAAGAGCACCACAAATCCGCACGACGCTGACGGATTTTTCGACTATCGCCGCCTGGACACGCCCTCGCCCTCGACGTCGTCGCACTCCAGCGAGGATGGTAACGCTCCAGGAGGCACGGGGAACGTGGTCACCGACGAGCACGGCTACTCTTGCAATCCCGAGATGAAGGAGGAGATGAAGCTCCTGGAGAATGAGCTGACGGCAAAGATCATCTTCCAAAATTACCTGTCCGGCCACTCGCTGCGGCGTTTCTATCCCGATGATCCCAATCTAG AAAACCCGCCGTTGGTGCAGCTAAATCCACCCCAGGAAGACTTCAACTTTGCGTTAAAAAGCGACGAAGGCATCTGCGAGCTGTTCGACGTACAGTGCTCCTAA